The following proteins come from a genomic window of Trifolium pratense cultivar HEN17-A07 linkage group LG4, ARS_RC_1.1, whole genome shotgun sequence:
- the LOC123922920 gene encoding uncharacterized protein LOC123922920 has protein sequence MNSPLSTLRDLHPGRTDRAVRARVIRLWLSTSTLIPARIISIGFILLDSEGNKIYGIVHAEHVDRYLRLLVEERVYLFLNCHVAENRGVFFPTDNPNMMVLDSVTVVVPSRCEVIHVIGVLTCVRYEASSSSTRGLDVVVKFCLVDDSGEFRCSLRGEYVEKFQSLFREGDPRLLVFVMQFVKIGQENGELVVEYVGGVSRMLLNPPLRAVYRLRTRLENFGRLPCIMRDVSAPGCVVPLRYQFHGFYHDKSLGQLLTIPDDGPFVVCAAITGLERVHMKMFAVCSCGGSLVLSDGVYYCFNCRVSMTCVKFGLRFDVSDGLCAAAFGVFDDFLGGVGALNFNAMGIGYALYGGGAKILKDRPVVLIVRRCPVGVTVAGPAWEVLAITNDVVALRKKKSMLRSLVSLDDVSCDLSLDLHDLPSDGLDAFDGGVVDVAGHQVVVIPSDDDAVGSSGTARGVNYLLDVDECWLLRLLWFPISI, from the exons ATGAACTCTCCTTTGTCTACTTTGAGAGATTTGCACCCTGGGAGGACTGACCGGGCTGTGAGAGCTCGTGTGATCAGGTTGTGGTTATCTACCAGCACTTTAATCCCAGCTAGGATTATCTCAATTGGATTTATTTTGCTCGATAGTGAG GGTAACAAAATCTATGGTATTGTGCATGCTGAGCATGTTGATCGTTATCTTCGGTTGCTTGTGGAAGAGCGTGTTTATCTGTTTCTGAATTGTCATGTTGCTGAGAATCGTGGTGTTTTTTTCCCGACTGATAATCCGAATATGATGGTTTTGGATTCAGTGACTGTTGTGGTTCCTTCACGTTGTGAGGTTATTC atgttATTGGAGTTCTTACCTGTGTGCGTTACGAGGCTTCTTCGTCCAGTACGCGTGGGTTGGATGTTGTGGTTAAGTTTTGTCTTGTTGATGATAG TGGGGAGTTTAGGTGTTCTTTGCGTGGGGAATATGTGGAAAAGTTCCAGAGTTTGTTTAGGGAGGGCGATCCAAGGCTCCTTGTCTTTGTTATGCAGTTTGTCAAAATTGGTCAAGAAAATG GTGAGCTCGTGGTTGAGTATGTTGGTGGTGTATCTAGGATGTTATTGAATCCTCCTCTTAGGGCGGTCTACCGTTTGAGGACAAG gttggAAAATTTTGGACGCCTTCCTTGTATAATGCGTGATGTCTCTGCTCCTGGTTGTGTTGTGCCTTTGCGCTATCAGTTTCATGGCTTCTATCATGATAAGTCTTTGGGTCAGCTCCTGACCATTCCTGACGATGGTCCCTTTGTGGTGTGTGCTGCAATCACCGGTTTGGAGAGGGTGCATATGAAGATGTTTGCGGTCTGTTCGTGTGGTGGCTCTTTGGTTCTTTCTGATGGTGTCTACTATTGCTTTAATTGTCGTGTTTCTATGACTTGTGTTAAATTTGG GTTGAGATTTGATGTTTCGGATGGCCTGTGTGCTGCTGCTTTTGGAGTGTTTGATGATTTTTTGGGTGGTGTCGGTGCACTTAACTTTAATGCAATG ggtaTTGGTTATGCTTTGTATGGCGGTGGAGCAAAAATCTTGAAGGATAGGCCTGTTGTTTTGATAGTCAGGAGGTGTCCTGTCGGTGTTACTGTTGCTGGTCCTGCGTGGGAAGTTCTTGCTATCACTAATGATGTCGTTGCTCTTAG aaaaaaaaaatcaatgttgaGGTCTCTTGTTAGTTTGGATGATGTTTCGTGTGACTTGTCTCTTGATTTGCATGATCTCCCAAGTGATGGTCTTGATGCGTTTGATGGTGGTGTTGTTGACGTTGCTGGTCACCAGGTAGTTGTTATTCCCAGTGATGACGATGCGGTTGGTTCTAGCGGTACTGCTAGGGGTGTTAATTATTTGCTTGATGTGGATGAGTGTTGGCTGCTGCGCTTGTTGTGGTTTCCAATTTCTATATAG
- the LOC123924489 gene encoding uncharacterized protein LOC123924489, whose amino-acid sequence METKIPAIAVTDTNVLVIENAAEGASAPGCSGVAPPGPDAGPFGPVGAGGDEVFGLGDEGDGAGEVVEGEGVGDFVEGDGAGAELGDNDPVGDGAGACAMHDVAKSPNITNNLIEEKPILYTPIYVF is encoded by the coding sequence ATGGAGACGAAGATTCCAGCAATAGCAGTAACAGACACAAATGTCTTGGTGATTGAGAATGCAGCAGAGGGTGCCTCAGCTCCAGGCTGTTCCGGTGTAGCACCACCCGGGCCTGATGCCGGGCCATTTGGGCCTGTAGGCGCGGGTGGGGATGAAGTGTTTGGGCTTGGGGATGAAGGAGATGGTGCTGGAGAAGTTGTTGAAGGAGAGGGTGTTGGTGATTTTGTGGAGGGTGATGGAGCTGGTGCTGAATTAGGTGATAATGATCCTGTGGGGGATGGTGCAGGTGCTTGTGCTATGCATGATGTAGCCAAAAGTCCCAATATCACAAACAATTTGATTGAAGAGAAACCCATCTTATATACTCCTATATATGTTTTTTGA